From Aliarcobacter butzleri, the proteins below share one genomic window:
- a CDS encoding RNA polymerase sigma factor sigma-70 region 4 domain-containing protein produces the protein MKNEIIKGEIVESNIGNELTIHNPEIKKIVQIKEENKIKTTIVTTNNTLLQQTNYTNGVKTQRNISVPIFSNNQERDSAIVELCKDSHTQQEVADATNLSQSRISQIVNKNKKV, from the coding sequence ATGAAAAATGAAATTATAAAAGGTGAAATTGTTGAATCTAATATAGGTAATGAATTAACAATTCATAATCCAGAAATTAAAAAAATTGTACAAATAAAAGAAGAAAATAAAATTAAAACTACAATCGTAACAACAAATAATACATTATTACAACAAACCAACTATACTAATGGAGTTAAAACCCAAAGAAATATCTCTGTTCCAATTTTTAGCAATAATCAAGAACGAGATAGTGCAATTGTCGAACTATGTAAAGATAGCCATACACAACAAGAAGTGGCAGATGCGACTAATTTAAGTCAATCAAGAATAAGTCAAATCGTAAATAAAAATAAAAAAGTATAA
- a CDS encoding YgaP family membrane protein produces MNIYEKIRAFCRPFRIIIGLVLIAIGYFTGIVWFYLGIIPLVIGLVGFCPVCIISKKCTPRMKS; encoded by the coding sequence ATGAATATATATGAGAAAATAAGAGCATTTTGCAGACCATTTAGAATTATTATTGGATTAGTTTTAATAGCTATTGGATATTTTACAGGAATTGTGTGGTTTTATTTAGGAATTATTCCATTAGTTATAGGATTAGTTGGTTTTTGTCCAGTTTGTATTATAAGTAAAAAGTGTACACCAAGAATGAAGTCTTAA
- a CDS encoding GGDEF domain-containing protein, with product MKRFLSHLNEVEIKEVAEKKVDSLEKLIILLLKRVHPQNVEILVSILKQALIPSICVEVDDEIEKLFVEIEKNPNLLFNKAIQIHIEKLILKRFEKDKLVVVQKTSDISKLVLMMEEYFNEAISSNGSGTKNILNIREKIESINIAQDGIEALTKLQDELVNAASMIEKEMSSVTNKLESGKSQILALEEKIKSLEDELTKTKTENMTDHLTGVLTRRAFSDEIKRIESSYNRINTQYAVIFFDLDHFKILNDSYGHECGDVVLSTFGKILNKTVREHDLVGRYGGEEFIAIIHFNLNRELLQFLKRIKTIVTENSFLYQDKKIRITFSAGVAIRNSYPTYENALQKADALLYKAKESGRNKILLENGMEI from the coding sequence GTGAAGAGATTTTTAAGTCATCTAAATGAAGTAGAAATAAAAGAAGTAGCAGAAAAAAAAGTTGATAGCTTAGAGAAGCTTATCATTCTTTTACTAAAACGTGTTCATCCACAAAATGTAGAGATTTTGGTATCTATTTTAAAACAGGCATTAATTCCTTCTATCTGCGTTGAAGTTGATGATGAAATAGAAAAGTTATTTGTAGAAATTGAAAAAAATCCAAATCTTTTATTTAATAAAGCTATTCAAATTCATATTGAAAAACTAATTTTAAAAAGATTTGAAAAAGATAAGTTAGTCGTTGTTCAAAAAACTTCTGATATTTCAAAACTTGTTTTGATGATGGAAGAGTACTTCAATGAAGCTATTTCAAGTAATGGTTCTGGAACAAAAAATATTTTAAATATCAGAGAAAAAATCGAATCTATAAATATAGCTCAAGATGGAATAGAAGCTCTTACAAAATTACAAGATGAACTTGTAAATGCAGCTTCTATGATAGAAAAAGAGATGAGTTCAGTTACAAATAAACTAGAATCAGGGAAAAGTCAAATTTTAGCTTTGGAAGAAAAGATAAAAAGTTTAGAAGATGAACTTACAAAAACAAAAACTGAAAATATGACAGACCACTTAACTGGTGTTTTAACTAGAAGAGCTTTTAGTGATGAAATAAAAAGAATAGAAAGTTCATACAATAGAATAAATACTCAATATGCTGTAATATTTTTCGATTTAGACCACTTCAAAATTTTAAACGATAGTTATGGTCACGAATGTGGAGATGTTGTATTATCTACATTTGGAAAGATTTTAAATAAAACTGTAAGAGAGCATGATTTAGTTGGTCGTTATGGTGGAGAAGAGTTTATTGCTATTATTCATTTTAACTTAAATAGAGAGCTTTTACAGTTTTTAAAACGAATAAAAACAATAGTTACAGAAAACAGCTTTTTATATCAAGACAAAAAAATCAGAATCACTTTTTCAGCAGGAGTTGCGATAAGAAA
- a CDS encoding cupin domain-containing protein yields MALVSIKNAEHYFWGEKCDGWHLAKSSSLSVIQERVPHGCSEVRHYHERSEQFFYVLSGIATMEVDGNIYQMTAGSGIHVPAGIPHQLSNHQTEDLVFLVVSTPPSHGDRVIA; encoded by the coding sequence GTGGCATTAGTATCTATCAAAAATGCAGAACACTATTTTTGGGGCGAAAAGTGCGATGGTTGGCATTTAGCTAAAAGCTCTAGTCTTAGTGTAATACAAGAAAGAGTTCCGCATGGTTGCTCTGAGGTTAGACATTATCATGAACGTTCGGAACAGTTTTTTTATGTGCTTTCTGGTATAGCGACAATGGAAGTTGATGGTAATATATATCAAATGACAGCGGGAAGTGGTATTCATGTACCAGCAGGAATACCACATCAATTAAGTAATCATCAGACTGAAGACTTAGTATTTCTTGTTGTATCAACACCACCCAGTCACGGAGATCGAGTAATTGCATAA
- a CDS encoding GatB/YqeY domain-containing protein: MSLKEQLNEDLKTAMREKNVVKRDSIRAINTMIKQIEVDERRVLDDAEVIKLIQRGIKQREEAIAQYSAASRDDLVQKEQEQVDVFMLYLPKQLTNEELEVGMKEVISEVGATTIKDMGKVMGVASKKFAGVADGKRINEMVKKLLA, encoded by the coding sequence ATGAGTTTAAAAGAACAATTAAATGAAGATTTAAAAACAGCAATGAGAGAAAAAAATGTTGTTAAAAGAGACTCTATAAGAGCAATAAACACAATGATAAAACAAATTGAAGTTGATGAAAGAAGAGTTTTAGATGATGCTGAAGTAATCAAACTGATTCAAAGAGGAATAAAACAAAGAGAAGAAGCAATAGCACAATATAGCGCTGCTTCAAGAGATGATTTAGTACAAAAAGAGCAAGAACAAGTTGATGTTTTTATGCTTTATTTGCCAAAACAATTAACAAATGAAGAATTAGAAGTAGGAATGAAAGAAGTAATCAGTGAAGTTGGAGCAACAACGATAAAAGATATGGGAAAAGTTATGGGAGTTGCTTCTAAAAAATTTGCTGGTGTTGCAGATGGAAAAAGAATAAACGAAATGGTGAAGAAGCTTTTAGCATAA
- a CDS encoding FAD-dependent oxidoreductase codes for MKYDVIIVGAGAAGFGCALTLASANDKFDWAKDKKYLILDNNKSDLNVGKYCNVAGVEFGINGVDLLEKMKKQLTNYKDCELKNTTVSKIVKNSDTFTVTTENETFEANIVVLATGLHKFEIECAGVEVKDNNFVPKPNLIYLANKNNIISENLYVAGLASGVPTMFACASGDGTKVACDIFEKWAGKVAVVHDVKA; via the coding sequence ATGAAATATGATGTAATTATAGTTGGAGCAGGAGCTGCTGGATTTGGTTGTGCATTAACACTTGCTAGTGCAAATGACAAATTTGACTGGGCAAAAGATAAAAAATACCTAATTTTAGACAACAACAAAAGTGATTTAAATGTTGGAAAATACTGCAATGTTGCAGGTGTTGAATTTGGAATAAATGGAGTTGATTTACTAGAGAAAATGAAAAAACAACTTACAAATTATAAAGATTGTGAACTAAAAAATACAACTGTTTCAAAAATAGTAAAAAATAGTGATACTTTTACAGTAACAACAGAAAATGAGACTTTTGAAGCAAATATTGTTGTACTTGCAACAGGTTTACATAAATTTGAAATTGAGTGTGCAGGAGTTGAAGTAAAAGATAATAACTTTGTTCCAAAACCAAACTTAATTTATTTAGCAAATAAAAACAATATTATTTCTGAAAATCTATATGTTGCTGGACTTGCTAGTGGTGTTCCTACAATGTTTGCTTGCGCAAGTGGAGATGGAACAAAAGTTGCTTGTGATATTTTTGAAAAATGGGCAGGAAAAGTAGCTGTTGTTCACGATGTAAAAGCTTAA
- a CDS encoding M99 family carboxypeptidase catalytic domain-containing protein codes for MKFIVVFLLLVINLFAVTNRDFSIYKKESQTPSHTLLIIGGIHGDEPGAYFAPAFFEKYYKITKGSVWVIPNINGDSIIANQRGIYNDMNRKFSVIEKDDPDYFIIERVKKIILDKKVDLILNLHDGHGFYRETHENAIFNPKAWGQATIIDQDKINGLDKFGDLDKIATQVKNNLNKDKLFQEFHSFGVKNTQTKFKDEQMQLSLTYFAITNNKPAFAIETSKNITDLTEKVIYQLKSIEEFMKIMDIEFQRDFDINNYEEVKKRLFDFGEVKINENIAFDLSDTRKILRFIPLKKENNEFKFENSLGATKIVDNKYEIYIGNINVTNLFPQIFDVKEYKDSIKIEVDGKVINTKLGEVIDVKNSFKIVKNDFFRVNVIGFSKTGVDSEDDILLKKSDMVDSFSIDTNNKQYRVEFYKDNNFYGMITINFID; via the coding sequence ATGAAGTTTATTGTTGTTTTTTTACTTTTAGTAATCAACCTTTTTGCTGTAACAAATAGAGATTTCAGCATCTACAAAAAAGAATCTCAAACACCAAGTCACACTTTGCTTATAATTGGTGGAATTCATGGAGATGAACCTGGAGCATATTTTGCACCTGCTTTTTTTGAAAAGTATTATAAAATCACAAAAGGAAGCGTTTGGGTTATACCAAATATAAACGGGGATAGTATCATTGCAAATCAAAGAGGAATTTATAATGATATGAATAGAAAATTTAGCGTTATTGAAAAAGATGACCCTGATTATTTCATAATAGAAAGAGTAAAAAAGATTATATTAGATAAAAAAGTTGATTTGATTTTAAACCTACACGATGGACATGGTTTTTATAGAGAAACTCATGAAAATGCAATCTTCAATCCAAAAGCTTGGGGACAAGCTACGATAATAGACCAAGACAAGATAAATGGACTTGATAAATTTGGTGATTTAGACAAAATTGCGACTCAAGTAAAAAACAATCTAAATAAAGATAAATTGTTCCAAGAATTTCACTCTTTTGGTGTAAAAAATACTCAAACAAAGTTCAAAGATGAACAAATGCAACTTTCACTTACATATTTTGCCATAACAAACAATAAACCAGCATTTGCAATAGAAACAAGCAAAAATATCACTGATTTAACAGAAAAAGTTATCTATCAATTAAAATCTATAGAAGAGTTTATGAAAATCATGGATATTGAGTTTCAAAGAGATTTTGATATAAATAATTATGAAGAAGTTAAAAAAAGACTTTTTGATTTTGGTGAAGTAAAAATAAATGAAAATATTGCTTTCGATTTAAGTGACACTAGAAAAATATTAAGATTTATACCTTTAAAAAAAGAGAACAATGAATTTAAATTTGAAAACTCTTTGGGTGCTACAAAAATAGTTGATAATAAATACGAAATATATATTGGAAACATAAATGTAACAAATCTTTTTCCTCAAATTTTTGACGTAAAAGAGTACAAAGATAGTATAAAAATTGAAGTTGATGGAAAGGTTATAAATACAAAACTTGGTGAAGTAATAGATGTAAAAAATAGTTTTAAAATAGTAAAAAATGACTTTTTCAGGGTAAATGTTATTGGATTTAGTAAAACTGGTGTAGATAGTGAAGATGACATATTACTTAAAAAATCTGATATGGTTGATAGCTTTTCAATAGATACAAACAATAAACAATATAGAGTAGAATTCTATAAAGACAATAACTTTTATGGGATGATTACAATAAACTTCATAGATTAA
- a CDS encoding alpha/beta fold hydrolase: MKEKIYFIPGLMTDNRLWKRVLPLLDDKYEIVHISIPQSTYFDEINKILFEEFKNEEKINLLGFSLGGYIASYFAITYPQKIKRLFMVAATASSTPIDEYEKRKEYLKKVQKGKLKLSYKKALSLVEEKNQNDEDLIKTIIDMFDELGKETFISQLTSTLNRKDIFEKLINLDFPIWIFYSKNDRLLNKEALEKINLLEDKIKIISLESTSHIIPLEYPKELANNIKLWMNAF, encoded by the coding sequence GTGAAAGAAAAAATATATTTTATTCCTGGACTTATGACTGATAATAGACTTTGGAAGAGAGTTTTACCACTACTTGATGATAAATATGAGATAGTTCATATTTCTATACCTCAAAGTACATATTTTGATGAAATAAATAAAATTCTTTTTGAAGAATTTAAAAATGAAGAAAAAATAAATCTTTTAGGATTTTCTTTAGGTGGTTATATTGCTTCATATTTTGCAATAACTTATCCACAAAAAATAAAAAGACTTTTTATGGTTGCCGCAACTGCAAGTTCAACTCCAATTGATGAATATGAAAAAAGAAAAGAGTACTTAAAGAAAGTGCAAAAAGGTAAATTAAAACTAAGTTATAAAAAAGCTTTATCTTTAGTTGAAGAAAAAAATCAAAATGATGAAGATTTGATAAAAACGATAATTGATATGTTTGATGAACTAGGAAAAGAGACTTTTATATCTCAATTAACATCTACACTTAATAGAAAAGATATTTTTGAAAAACTAATAAATTTAGATTTTCCTATTTGGATATTTTATAGTAAAAATGACCGACTTTTAAATAAAGAAGCACTAGAAAAAATAAATCTTTTAGAAGATAAAATAAAAATAATCTCACTTGAAAGTACAAGCCATATTATACCTTTGGAATATCCTAAAGAATTAGCAAATAATATAAAACTTTGGATGAATGCTTTTTGA
- a CDS encoding protein adenylyltransferase SelO family protein, protein MINENNKKNIETFDELTNLSDYSFIENLNSDPDAKHNGDNKFPREVFSGHYVPVSPTAIKEPIYISHSINFFKELGFSENLLKSDDFIKLFSGDMSNISNLKQNIGWATGYALSIYGTEYYAQCPFQTGNGYGDGRAISVLEAVINGKRWEFQLKGAGRTPYCRGADGRAVLRSSVREFLAQEHINVLGIPTSRSLTLFTSKKEQVTRPWFNENSYSKDPEVMIEEDVAITTRVASSFLRVGQIELFGRRARKNEHKNALKELEMIVLHLIDREYSEVINQDLTLEKKIILLANEFQNRLTSLVADWIRVGYCQGNFNSDNCAAGGFTLDYGPFGFIEMFEPKYQSWTGGGMHFSFFNQPVAAFKNFKSFCSALKPLLSSNKETLEELEKIENNFSKVMQEKMQNMWIKKLGLDKFDVELFEELINLMIDTKVDYTIFFRELSNIPHNLSNLEKSFYGNLKDENIKLRWNSWLEKWKLLINVNDEESKQKLSKQMKLTNPKYTLREWHLVWAYQEAENGNYEPVNELQEIMTKPYEEQTKEIEEKYYTKKPTDFFGIAGISHVSCSS, encoded by the coding sequence ATGATAAATGAAAACAATAAAAAAAATATAGAAACTTTTGATGAACTTACTAATTTAAGTGATTACTCTTTTATAGAAAACCTAAATAGCGACCCTGATGCAAAACACAATGGAGATAACAAATTTCCAAGAGAGGTTTTTAGTGGACATTATGTTCCTGTAAGTCCAACTGCTATTAAAGAGCCAATATATATTTCTCATAGCATTAACTTTTTTAAAGAGTTAGGCTTTAGTGAGAACTTACTAAAATCAGATGATTTTATCAAACTCTTTTCAGGAGATATGTCAAATATTTCTAATTTAAAGCAAAATATAGGTTGGGCAACAGGATATGCGCTTTCTATTTATGGAACAGAATATTATGCTCAATGTCCTTTTCAAACTGGAAATGGCTATGGAGATGGTAGAGCAATCTCAGTTTTAGAAGCAGTAATAAATGGTAAAAGATGGGAATTTCAACTAAAAGGTGCAGGAAGAACGCCATATTGTAGAGGTGCAGATGGAAGAGCTGTTTTAAGATCAAGTGTAAGAGAATTTTTGGCTCAAGAACATATAAACGTACTTGGAATTCCTACTTCAAGATCTTTAACTCTATTTACTTCTAAAAAAGAGCAGGTGACTAGACCTTGGTTCAATGAGAATTCTTACTCAAAAGACCCTGAAGTTATGATAGAAGAAGATGTTGCGATTACAACAAGGGTTGCCTCTTCTTTTTTAAGAGTTGGACAAATAGAACTTTTTGGAAGACGAGCTAGAAAAAATGAACATAAAAATGCTTTAAAAGAGTTAGAAATGATTGTTTTACACTTAATTGATAGAGAATATAGTGAAGTAATCAATCAAGATTTAACTTTAGAAAAAAAGATAATATTACTAGCAAATGAGTTTCAAAATCGTCTCACATCTTTAGTAGCAGATTGGATAAGAGTTGGATATTGTCAAGGAAATTTCAACAGTGATAACTGTGCAGCTGGTGGTTTTACACTTGATTATGGACCATTTGGATTTATAGAGATGTTTGAGCCAAAATATCAATCTTGGACTGGTGGAGGAATGCACTTTTCATTTTTTAATCAACCAGTTGCAGCTTTTAAAAACTTCAAATCATTTTGTAGTGCTTTAAAACCACTACTTAGTTCAAATAAAGAAACTTTAGAAGAACTTGAAAAAATCGAAAATAACTTTAGCAAAGTTATGCAAGAAAAGATGCAAAATATGTGGATTAAAAAACTTGGACTTGATAAGTTTGATGTTGAACTATTTGAAGAACTAATAAATCTTATGATAGATACAAAAGTTGACTATACAATATTTTTTAGAGAGTTATCAAATATTCCCCATAATTTGAGTAACCTTGAAAAAAGTTTTTATGGAAATTTGAAAGATGAAAATATCAAACTAAGATGGAATAGTTGGCTAGAAAAGTGGAAATTACTTATAAATGTAAATGATGAAGAATCAAAACAAAAACTATCAAAGCAAATGAAACTAACTAATCCAAAATATACTTTAAGAGAATGGCATCTTGTTTGGGCATATCAAGAAGCAGAGAATGGAAACTATGAACCAGTAAATGAACTACAAGAGATAATGACAAAACCATATGAAGAGCAAACAAAAGAGATAGAAGAGAAATACTATACTAAAAAACCAACAGATTTTTTTGGAATAGCTGGAATTTCTCATGTTAGTTGTTCGTCGTAG
- the guaA gene encoding glutamine-hydrolyzing GMP synthase produces MKHVPIVVLDFGSQYTQIIARKLREAGVYSEIVPYNEPIGDIVARTPKGIILSGGPASVYAVDAYHPDTTIFELGLPILGICYGMQLISQHFGGSVIPASHHEYGKAKLQFEVENPIFKDTQDGQIVWMSHGDRVENIPAGFEKIATSENSPFAAIADINRNIYAFQFHPEVYHSQEGSKLLKNFAKHICGCESTWNMGSFAKEQIKQIQDKVGNKKVLCAVSGGVDSSVVATLLAEAIGEQVIPVFVDNGLLRANEREQVETMFKSRGVNLITVDASETFLSKLAGVTDPEKKRKIIGETFIEVFDVEAKKHSGIEFLAQGTLYTDVIESVSVKGPSKTIKSHHNVGGLPDWMKFELIEPLREIFKDEVRALGLELGLPKSMISRHPFPGPGLAIRIMGEVNKPDLELLRKADVIMLDVLHSTGYYDKTWQAFTVLLNVKSVGVMGDNRTYDNTVCVRIVDATDGMTATFAHIPHEILETISRRIINEVDGINRVVYDISSKPPATIEWE; encoded by the coding sequence ATGAAACATGTACCAATAGTAGTTTTAGATTTCGGTAGTCAATATACTCAAATCATTGCTAGAAAACTTAGAGAAGCAGGTGTTTACTCTGAAATAGTTCCTTATAATGAACCTATTGGAGATATAGTAGCTAGAACTCCAAAAGGAATTATTCTATCAGGTGGACCAGCATCTGTTTATGCTGTTGATGCTTATCATCCAGATACTACAATATTTGAATTGGGTCTTCCAATTTTAGGTATTTGTTATGGAATGCAACTAATCTCTCAACATTTTGGTGGAAGTGTAATTCCAGCAAGTCATCACGAATATGGAAAAGCTAAATTACAATTTGAAGTTGAAAATCCAATTTTCAAAGATACACAAGATGGTCAAATTGTTTGGATGAGCCACGGAGATAGAGTTGAAAATATCCCTGCTGGATTTGAAAAAATCGCAACAAGTGAAAATTCTCCATTTGCAGCTATTGCAGATATAAATAGAAATATTTATGCATTTCAATTTCACCCAGAAGTTTATCACTCACAAGAAGGAAGCAAACTTCTTAAAAACTTTGCTAAACATATTTGTGGTTGTGAATCTACTTGGAATATGGGAAGTTTTGCAAAAGAGCAAATAAAACAAATCCAAGATAAAGTTGGAAATAAAAAAGTATTATGTGCAGTTTCAGGTGGAGTTGATAGCTCAGTTGTAGCAACTTTATTAGCTGAAGCTATTGGAGAACAAGTAATTCCTGTATTTGTAGATAATGGACTTTTAAGAGCAAATGAAAGAGAACAAGTTGAAACTATGTTCAAAAGCAGAGGTGTAAATCTAATCACAGTTGATGCAAGTGAAACTTTCTTATCAAAACTAGCTGGTGTTACAGACCCAGAGAAAAAAAGAAAAATCATTGGTGAAACATTTATCGAAGTATTTGATGTAGAAGCAAAAAAACACTCTGGAATTGAGTTTTTAGCACAAGGAACTTTATATACAGATGTTATCGAATCAGTTTCTGTAAAAGGTCCAAGTAAAACTATCAAATCTCACCATAATGTTGGTGGTCTTCCTGATTGGATGAAATTTGAACTAATTGAACCTCTAAGAGAAATCTTCAAAGATGAAGTTAGAGCTTTAGGATTAGAACTTGGTCTTCCAAAAAGTATGATAAGCAGACATCCATTCCCTGGTCCTGGTCTTGCTATTAGAATTATGGGTGAAGTAAATAAACCTGATTTAGAACTTTTAAGAAAAGCTGATGTTATCATGCTTGATGTATTACATTCAACTGGATATTATGATAAAACTTGGCAAGCATTTACAGTATTATTAAATGTAAAATCTGTTGGTGTTATGGGTGATAATAGAACTTATGATAATACAGTTTGTGTAAGAATAGTAGATGCAACAGATGGTATGACAGCAACTTTTGCACATATTCCACATGAAATACTTGAAACTATCTCAAGAAGAATCATCAACGAAGTTGATGGAATCAACAGAGTAGTGTATGATATTTCATCAAAACCACCAGCAACTATCGAGTGGGAATAA
- the abc-f gene encoding ribosomal protection-like ABC-F family protein, with the protein MALIDIQNISKQYDTKVILKDVNFTLNSGQRIAVIGQNGQGKSTLFKIIMRTVEPDSGEMAIDKSIKIEMLDQQPKFKANLTVREAIENQLTELKTAKVEYEKITNELMTNYEDENLLRKQSELASFLEFHNAWDLDNMIERVLIEFQLKQYELKDVNLLSGGEQRRVSLAGLILKKPDVLLLDEPTNHLDVYMVEFLEQLLLKNNFTLLFISHDRYFIDNIATSVVEVDGGTLRKFNGGYSSYLEQKAQILENMQKEHENLLRMVKREAHWMQHGVTARRKRNERRKSEYFDLKQKARSNPAMIRKMSLELQREQKSFNGEEKQQNRKKMLYELDNVYKSLGEKELIKDFTTRILQKDTIAIVGPNGSGKSTLLKIFMEKLKIDKGTFKKGDFNIGYFDQQRDMLDDNKNLMETFCPNGGDRVILDDGRNMHVFGYLKNFLFPREYLDKKVGVLSGGEKNRVALALLFTKKVDCLILDEPTNDLDIPTINILEEYLQNFQGALIFVSHDRYFVDKIAKKLFVFQGNGHIMESFQPYSEYLEIEKELKELDSLEFDIEKEKTSVQVPQQAKKQTKLSYKDQREYDLLPKELEELESKLEEINNCLANPKCYEQKGIVAISKELEETKELYELKVERFLELEELVESFNS; encoded by the coding sequence ATGGCACTAATCGACATTCAGAATATTTCAAAACAATACGATACTAAAGTTATTTTAAAAGATGTAAATTTCACTTTAAACAGTGGACAAAGAATTGCAGTTATTGGGCAAAATGGTCAAGGAAAATCTACACTTTTTAAAATAATTATGAGAACAGTAGAACCTGATAGTGGTGAAATGGCTATCGATAAATCAATAAAAATCGAGATGCTTGACCAGCAACCAAAATTCAAAGCAAACTTAACAGTAAGAGAAGCAATTGAAAATCAATTAACTGAGTTAAAAACTGCAAAAGTAGAATATGAAAAAATCACAAATGAGCTTATGACAAACTATGAAGATGAAAATCTTTTAAGAAAACAAAGTGAGTTAGCTTCATTTTTAGAGTTTCATAATGCTTGGGATTTAGATAATATGATTGAAAGAGTTTTGATTGAATTTCAGTTAAAACAATATGAACTTAAAGATGTAAACTTGCTTAGTGGTGGAGAACAACGTCGAGTTAGTCTTGCAGGGCTTATTTTGAAAAAGCCCGATGTTTTACTTTTAGATGAGCCTACAAACCACCTTGATGTTTATATGGTTGAGTTTTTAGAACAACTTTTATTAAAAAACAATTTTACTTTACTTTTCATCTCTCACGATAGATATTTTATTGATAATATAGCAACAAGCGTTGTTGAAGTTGATGGTGGAACATTAAGAAAGTTCAATGGCGGATACTCTTCATATTTAGAACAAAAAGCTCAGATTTTAGAAAATATGCAAAAAGAGCATGAAAATCTTTTACGAATGGTAAAACGTGAAGCTCACTGGATGCAACATGGAGTAACGGCTAGAAGAAAAAGAAACGAAAGAAGAAAATCTGAATATTTTGATTTAAAACAAAAAGCAAGATCTAATCCTGCTATGATTAGAAAGATGTCTTTAGAACTTCAAAGAGAACAAAAATCTTTTAATGGTGAAGAGAAACAACAAAATAGAAAAAAAATGCTTTATGAATTGGACAATGTTTATAAATCTTTAGGTGAAAAAGAGTTAATCAAAGACTTTACAACTAGAATTTTACAAAAAGATACTATTGCAATAGTTGGACCAAATGGAAGTGGGAAATCAACTTTATTAAAAATTTTTATGGAAAAACTAAAAATTGATAAAGGAACTTTTAAAAAAGGTGATTTCAATATAGGATATTTCGACCAACAAAGAGATATGCTTGATGACAATAAAAATCTAATGGAAACTTTCTGTCCAAATGGTGGAGATAGAGTAATCCTTGATGATGGAAGAAATATGCATGTTTTTGGATATTTGAAAAACTTCTTATTTCCAAGAGAATACCTTGATAAAAAAGTGGGTGTTTTAAGTGGTGGAGAAAAAAATAGAGTTGCTCTTGCCCTACTTTTTACAAAAAAAGTTGATTGTTTGATACTTGATGAACCAACAAATGACTTAGATATTCCTACAATAAATATTTTAGAAGAGTATTTACAGAATTTTCAAGGTGCTTTGATATTTGTATCACATGATAGATATTTTGTAGATAAAATAGCAAAAAAACTCTTTGTATTCCAAGGAAATGGTCATATTATGGAAAGTTTCCAACCTTATAGTGAATACTTAGAGATTGAAAAAGAATTAAAAGAACTTGATTCTTTAGAGTTTGATATAGAAAAAGAAAAAACATCTGTTCAAGTTCCTCAACAAGCTAAAAAACAGACAAAACTATCATACAAAGACCAAAGAGAGTATGATTTATTGCCAAAAGAGTTAGAAGAGTTAGAATCAAAACTAGAAGAAATAAATAACTGTTTAGCAAATCCAAAATGTTATGAACAAAAAGGAATTGTTGCTATTTCAAAAGAGTTAGAAGAGACAAAAGAACTATATGAATTAAAAGTTGAAAGGTTTTTAGAACTTGAAGAGCTAGTTGAGAGCTTTAATTCATAA